The genomic segment AGCTGAGCAGATTTATTTTAGTTTTGATAATGATGTGATTATTGGTTCAGATGGTGATTGCTCTAGTGGTATTTTACTGGGGTGGCATGCAACACCTGAGCAAGATTTCTCCTCTGCTTCTACAGCTTTTCAATGGCAATCAGCTTTATTATTTCCGCAACAAAGCCAGCAAGTTCACCGTGGGGCAAAGCTTTTTAGCCGAATGTGGACGCCTACTGAAATCGCTTATGACTTTCCTCAACCTGAAGAAAGGCCTTATGCTGGCTTTTTAGAGTTAGAAAGTTATACCGGTGTGTTTAGTTCAAGCCTTGCACAAAAAAAACTGGCTGAGTTTGGGCGTTGTTGGCCCTGCATCTGGCGCAGAGTACATGCAATCTTTTGTACATAAAATTACCTCATCGACGACGCCTGAAGGCTGGGATTACCAGATTGAAAATCAGTTGACGTTGCAAGTTGCTTACGAGGTGGAGGCATTGTTGTTTCGTCAGCAAGCATTCGAAAATAGCCAATGGGATGTGAGTGTATTTAACCATACCATGGCAGGTAACTTTCGTTCTCAATCTAGCCTTGGGTTAACTGTCCGTTGGGGCGATGAGCTAAGCCAAACATTTGGTCAGTTATCTAGCCAAGCAGGACACTTTGGCGATTTTACTTCTTCAGCTAATCAATATGGAAGCTGGATGGCTTATTCCAGAATGCAGGCTGGATACCGCTTTAATGACTTAACGATTGAAGGTGATCTTCCCTATGAATCGTCGATTGAAATTAACAACCAGCAAGCTCAAGCAAGCCTGGGTGTCATTTGGGCTTTTCCCACTTGGTCGGTGCGCTGGAGCTTCGACTTTTACAGCAAAGAGTACAAATCTGATGTGGACGACTGGCACGGCTATGGCGTGATTAGTTATAGTAAGGTGTTGTAAAGAAAATACAATTATAAATGCCCTTAACACATTGCACAGGAATACAAGGTGTTAAAGGCGTTTTATACATTAAAGTCACGTCCATGTTTACCGTATTAGATATTTGCCACACCTAAAACTGATTATGCATATCGTTTAATGCTTGGTGTAGCATGTCATCATCGTTATCTTGATTAATGTCACTTTGCTCTGTTGGCGTATCAATTACGCTGGCAGCATCATGATCTACATGTTGCGGGTGTTCTTTATGCTCGTCATCTAATGGGTTTTCAAATGCATCGACCTCAACAGTATCAAGCATGTCTGTTTGTGGATCAGCAGTGTTAAGCCCATGCATTGTTGGCAACCCCGCTAGGTCTGGAATGCCAGTATCAGGTTTAATCTCATCATGGCTTAATCCAACCATCTGTAAGTAATGATCTATGGGGGCTGGTGCGGCTAGACTATCGGTACTGTCAATGACTAAACTAACGTCGATATCATCACTTTGATTTAGCGTATCTGGTTCATCGCTTTGTGATACTGGCGCTGGAGTAAATGTCGATGCAGGGATAACTTCCACTGCAATCACTTGGCTTGCAGAGTTGGTTGAGCTGCCATCATGGGACGTGGCGCTAATCGTCAAATCAAAATGACCATGGAAGTCAGCTTCAGGAATAACTTTGAGGTTAGTTAATTCGCTTTGTTGTAGTGTCCATATACCGTTATTTTCAGTCCCCGCAGATAGCGAAGCCCCTGGTGGAACGCCTGTGATTTCAACTGTGAGTGTTTCATTTATATCAGGACTGGATACGTTAATATTAAGCGCTAAATCAGTATTTTCATTACCCGAAATCGCCATAGTATCGAGTGGCGAAGTTAAATCTCCGACATGCTTAGTAAATATCATGGTAGGAGTATCGGCATCAGGCGACACATGAATTGCCATACTGTTTTCTATCGCGACATGACCATCGGTCACCGTATAATTTAAGCGTAATTCCCCATTATAATTTACCCCTGGATTAATAACCCAATGGTCACCTTGTTGGGTAATAGTACCACCACCGACTATTGATAAATGGCTTACATCAAGCACATCTTTAGCGTCTGTATCGTGAACGTTAGCAAGTAAATCAGCTTTACTCAGAGTGAGCAGATGATCTTCAACAACCGTATTAGCAAGGGCATGGCCAACAACAGGTACATCATTAGTACCGATGATCACTAACTTCATTGTTTGGTCTACGCTG from the Shewanella japonica genome contains:
- a CDS encoding lipid A-modifier LpxR family protein, yielding MSQHHLKGLPVPLSVLAVMSLICVASQASAEQIYFSFDNDVIIGSDGDCSSGILLGWHATPEQDFSSASTAFQWQSALLFPQQSQQVHRGAKLFSRMWTPTEIAYDFPQPEERPYAGFLELESYTGVFSSSLAQKKLAEFGRCWPCIWRRVHAIFCT
- a CDS encoding lipid A-modifier LpxR family protein, whose protein sequence is MQSFVHKITSSTTPEGWDYQIENQLTLQVAYEVEALLFRQQAFENSQWDVSVFNHTMAGNFRSQSSLGLTVRWGDELSQTFGQLSSQAGHFGDFTSSANQYGSWMAYSRMQAGYRFNDLTIEGDLPYESSIEINNQQAQASLGVIWAFPTWSVRWSFDFYSKEYKSDVDDWHGYGVISYSKVL